GCGAATTGGCTGATGGCGAACGGACCCAGCCCGAACTGCGAGATGTTCAGGAAGCCGTAGCTGAACTGGCCGATCGCGATCCAGCCCTTGGCGACCACCGGTCGCATGTTCTGCCGATACTTGAAGGCCACGTGCACCAGCGGCAGGCCAGCAATTGTGGTCTTGCTCTTCCATTCGTAACCCCAGCCGTCCCACTCCGCTTGGAACGGGTAGAACGCGCCGCAGTG
This genomic interval from Posidoniimonas corsicana contains the following:
- a CDS encoding zinc ribbon domain-containing protein produces the protein MPTTACRDCQHEVSTAALSCPHCGAFYPFQAEWDGWGYEWKSKTTIAGLPLVHVAFKYRQNMRPVVAKGWIAIGQFSYGFLNISQFGLGPFAISQFALAGAALSQISVAAVSVSQLTAAFYGVCQAGVVYDGFGMQILRIKDLL